The Terriglobia bacterium nucleotide sequence ATTTCCGCATGAGATCCGCCCAACGACTGCCGTTCAGGCGCGGGCCGCGCAGCGGACCCCCGCCTGAAACGGCGTGTTAGGCACCAGACGGTCGTCGCTGCGCCGTCCAGTTCAGCGCCAGCCGGCGACGAGTCGACGCACAGTCGCGGAGATACAGGTTTATGAGCGTCTGGTACGGAATCCCTGCGTCTTCTGCAAGCGTCTTGAAATAGGCGATCGTCGCCTGATCGAGCCGAATCGTAACCTGGCGCTTGAGCATCTTCGCGTAGGGGTTGCGCCGGGCCTTGCTGAAGTCGTATTCCTTCTTCATGGCATCACCTGCTCGAAGTACTGCTCCTGCTCTCGCTTCGTCGCTCTTCGCGCTGAGATCATTCGGATCGTATGCCCACCGTCGCGGAGCGTGTGGGAGACGACAAGAATGCGCATTCGCGCGCT carries:
- a CDS encoding BrnA antitoxin family protein gives rise to the protein MKKEYDFSKARRNPYAKMLKRQVTIRLDQATIAYFKTLAEDAGIPYQTLINLYLRDCASTRRRLALNWTAQRRPSGA